A stretch of Onychomys torridus chromosome 2, mOncTor1.1, whole genome shotgun sequence DNA encodes these proteins:
- the Tmod1 gene encoding tropomodulin-1 isoform X2, whose product MDPVLESVTLEPELEEALANASDAELCDIAAILGMHTLMSNQQYYQALGSSSIVNKEGLNSVIKPTQYKPVPDEEPNSTDVEETLERIKNNDPELEEVNLNNIRNIPIPTLKAYAEALKENSHVKKFSIVGTRSNDPVAFALAEMLKVNKVLKTLNVESNFISGAGILRLVEALPHNTSLVELKIDNQSQPLGNKVEMEIVNMLEKNTTLLKFGYHFTQQGPRLRASNAMMNNNDLVRKRRLADLTGPIIPKCRSGV is encoded by the exons ATGGATCCCGTGCTGGAGAGTGTAACACTGGAGCCAGAGCTGGAGGAAGCCTTAGCCAATGCCTCAGATGCAGAACTGTGTGACATTGCAG CTATCCtgggcatgcacacactcatgagcAACCAGCAATACTACCAGGCCTTGGGCAGCAGCTCCATCGTGAACAAGGAGGGACTCAACA GTGTGATTAAACCCACACAGTACAAGCCTGTGCCTGATGAAGAACCAAATTCAACAGATGTAGAGGAAACGCTGGAGCGGATAAAGAACAATGACCCAGAACTTGAAGAGGTTAATCTCAACAATATCCGG AATATCCCCATACCCACCCTCAAGGCGTACGCGGAAGCCCTGAAAGAGAACTCCCACGTGAAGAAGTTCAGCATCGTGGGGACCCGTAGCAACGACCCTGTGGCGTTT GCTCTTGCCGAAATGCTGAAGGTGAACAAGGTGTTGAAGACTCTGAACGTGGAATCCAACTTCATTTCTGGAGCTGGGATCCTGCGCCTGGTGGAAGCTCTCCCACACAACACTTCTCTGGTGGAACTGAAAATCGATAACCAG agCCAGCCCTTGGGCAACAAAGTGGAAATGGAGATTGTGAACATGTTGGAGAAAAACACAACGCTTCTCAAATTTGGCTACCACTTTACCCAGCAGGGGCCCCGGCTGCGGGCATCCAACGCCATGATGAACAACAATGACCTTG